In the Telopea speciosissima isolate NSW1024214 ecotype Mountain lineage chromosome 2, Tspe_v1, whole genome shotgun sequence genome, one interval contains:
- the LOC122652821 gene encoding lipoyl synthase, chloroplastic-like gives MIHQSISNPSISSISSIPASKLRSIDFYYRPRIRSEAVDSRKKLDSELSSSSSSKTISSPSKLFESNGASSKGPYPGGMGPYTGRDPNVKKPEWLRQKAPQGEKFQEVKDSLSRLKLNTVCEEAQCPNIGECWNGGGDGIATATIMLLGDTCTRGCRFCAVKTSRNPAPPDPMEPENTAKAIASWGVDYIVLTSVDRDDIPDGGSDHFAQTVKAMKKLKPEIMVECLTSDFRGDLNAVTTLVHSGLDVFAHNIETVKRLQRIVRDPRAGYEQSLSVLKHAKLCKEGMITKSSIMLGLGESDEELKEAMADLRAIDVDILTLGQYLQPTPLHLTVKEYVTPEKFAFWKEYGESIGFRYVASGPLVRSSYRAGELFVKTMVREMSKISSSRS, from the exons ATGATTCATCAATCAATTTCAAATCCTTCCATCTCTTCAATCTCTTCAATCCCAGCTTCAAAACTCAGATCCATAGATTTCTATTATCGGCCGAGAATTCGATCGGAAGCCGTTGATTCTAGGAAGAAGCTCGATTCTGagctctcatcttcttcttcttcgaagACGATATCGTCGCCTTCGAAGCTATTTGAATCTAATGGGGCTTCGTCAAAGGGTCCGTATCCTGGAGGAATGGGGCCGTACACAGGCAGAGATCCCAACGTGAAGAAGCCGGAATGGTTGCGACAGAAGGCACCGCAGGGGGAGAAGTTTCAGGAGGTTAAAGACTCTTTGTCAAGGTTGAAGCTCAACACTGTTTGTGAAGAAGCACAATGCCCCAATATTGGAGAG TGCTGGAATGGAGGTGGAGATGGTATTGCAACTGCAACAATAATGCTTTTAGGAGATACTTGCACCCGTGGCTGTAGGTTTTGTGCTGTGAAAACCAGCAGGAACCCAGCTCCACCTGACCCAATGGAACCAGAGAACACTGCTAAGGCTATTGCAAGCTGGGG TGTGGACTATATTGTTCTGACAAGTGTTGATCGTGATGATATACCTGATGGAGGAAGTGATCATTTTGCTCAGACAGTCAAAGCAATGAAG AAGCTCAAGCCTGAGATTATGGTCGAGTGTTTGACTTCTGATTTCCGGGGTGATTTAAATGCCGTAACAACTCTGGTACATTCAGGGTTGGATGTGTTTGCCCACAACATTGAAACTGTGAAACGGCTGCAGCGAATTGTCAGAGATCCTCGAGCAGG GTATGAGCAGAGTTTATCTGTTCTGAAACATGCAAAGCTCTGCAAGGAGGGAATGATAACAAAATCTTCAATAATGTTGGGTCTTGGTGAATCAGATGAGGAGCTGAAGGAAGCCATGGCTGATTTAAGAGCCATAGATGTTGATATCTTGACACTTGGACAGTATTTACAG CCAACTCCATTGCACTTGACTGTCAAGGAGTATGTCACTCCTGAGAAGTTTGCTTTCTGGAAAGAGTATGGAGAATCAATCGGTTTCCGTTATGTAGCCAGTGGGCCCTTG GTTCGATCCTCATATCGGGCAGGCGAGCTCTTTGTTAAGACCATGGTGAGAGAAATGTCCAAAATCAGTTCAAGCAGGTCCTAG